In the Ictalurus punctatus breed USDA103 chromosome 7, Coco_2.0, whole genome shotgun sequence genome, one interval contains:
- the LOC128628780 gene encoding CD48 antigen, which yields MRYCHEYRVSMSGALMFWILQGVCVDLSDTVMVLKVGSSLDLPVQYPIESVLSVQWIFNGKTFAEYSKDQSYTLLESQFRGRLKENNDRVGVTVQDLQPQDSGTFSVTAEGTETQLPTQTFKVYIQIPITSVQIEKTWRLSTNSCDVDVKCAALGAENVSYLWSGYKTGSGAQLQFSLSPAEGAVTLNCTAANNVSSSSARETLNCSSEHPGTETQISVLKLISSLVAASPYLLVTIILGVKCYRARGHHNGQYAMKVIEE from the exons ATGCGATATTGTCACGAATACCGTGTTTCCATGTCAGGAGCCCTGATGTTCTGGATTCTTCAAG gtgtgtgtgtagatttgtCTGACACAGTGATGGTGCTCAAAGTTGGGAGCTCCCTGGATCTTCCTGTTCAATACCCAATTGAATCAGTGTTATCGGTTCAGTGGATCTTCAATGGGAAAACTTTTGCTGAATACAGTAAAGACCAAAGTTACACACTTCTGGAATCCCAGTTCAGAGGAAGATTAAAGGAGAACAATGACAGAGTTGGAGTAACTGTACAAGATCTTCAACCCCAAGACTCTGGGACATTCTCAGTGACTGCAGAAGGCACTGAAACACAGCTTCCAACACAGACATTTAAAGTTTATATTCAAA TTCCCATAACATCTGTACAGATTGAGAAGACGTGGAGACTGTCCACAAACAGCTGTGATGTTGATGTGAAGTGTGCAGCGCTCGGAGCTGAGAATGTCTCCTACCTGTGGAGCGGCTATAAGACTGGGAGTGGAGCTCAGCTGCAGTTCAGTCTCTCACCAGCAGAAGGAGCTGttacactgaactgcactgcagCTAACAACGTCAGCTCCAGTTCTGCTAGAGAGACACTGAACTGTAGCTCTGAACATCCAGGAACAG AAACTCAAATATCAGTGCTTAAACTGATCAGTAGTCTAGTGGCGGCCTCTCCGTATCTGCTGGTGACCATCATCCTGGGTGTAAAATGTTACAGAGCTCGAG gTCATCATAACGGTCAGTATGCCATGAAAGTAATTGAGGAATAA
- the LOC124627485 gene encoding SLAM family member 8 isoform X3, with the protein MQDFHGYTVSISGVLLFVLLQGVHAVLANQKTVIRARGSSLNFQPEYPDGTVSFAEWNFNGKKFADYNSNRNYSFPESQFSGRVKENHDRVGVTVQNLQPQDSGTFSVVADGTRGQPPTQTFKVYIEDPITAVQIGKNQTWRLSTNSCDVDVKCAALGAESVSYLWRGYKTGSGAQLQFSLSPAEGAVTLNCTAANNVSSSSATETLSCSSEHPGTETQISVLKVISSLVAASPYLLVTIILGVKCYRARGHHNSQYAMKVIEE; encoded by the exons ATGCAGGACTTTCATGGATATACTGTTTCCATCTCTGGTGTGCTGTTGTTTGTGCTTCTACAGG GTGTGCATGCTGTTTTGGCTAATCAGAAGACAGTGATCAGAGCTAGAGGGAGCTCCCTGAACTTTCAGCCAGAATATCCAGATGGGACAGTGTCATTCGCTGAGTGGAATTTCAATGGGAAAAAGTTTGCTGACTACAATTCAAACCGCAATTACTCATTTCCAGAATCACAATTCAGTGGAAGAGTAAAAGAGAACCATGACAGAGTTGGAGTAACTGTACAAAATCTTCAACCCCAAGACTCTGGGACATTCTCAGTGGTTGCAGATGGAACTAGAGGACAGCCTCcaacacaaacatttaaagTTTATATTGAAG ACCCCATAACAGCTGTGCAGATTGGGAAGAATCAGACGTGGAGATTGTCCACAAACAGCTGTGATGTTGATGTGAAGTGTGCAGCGCTCGGTGCTGAGAGTGTCTCCTACCTGTGGAGGGGCTATAAGACTGGGAGTGGAGCTCAGCTGCAGTTCAGTCTCTCACCAGCAGAAGGAGCTGttacactgaactgcactgcagCTAACAACGTCAGCTCCAGTTCTGCTACAGAGACACTGAGCTGTAGCTCTGAACATCCAGGAACAG AAACTCAAATATCAGTGCTTAAAGTGATCAGTAGTCTAGTGGCGGCCTCTCCGTATCTGCTGGTGACCATCATCCTGGGTGTAAAATGTTACAGAGCTCGAG
- the LOC124627485 gene encoding SLAM family member 8 isoform X4 yields the protein MQDFHGYTVSISGVLLFVLLQGVHAVLANQKTVIRARGSSLNFQPEYPDGTVSFAEWNFNGKKFADYNSNRNYSFPESQFSGRVKENHDRVGVTVQNLQPQDSGTFSVVADGTRGQPPTQTFKVYIEDPITAVQIGKNQTWRLSTNSCDVDVKCAALGAESVSYLWRGYKTGSGAQLQFSLSPAEGAVTLNCTAANNVSSSSATETLSCSSEHPGTEAPLSVLKLISSLVAASPYLLVTIILGVKCYRARGHHNRQYAVTVIEE from the exons ATGCAGGACTTTCATGGATATACTGTTTCCATCTCTGGTGTGCTGTTGTTTGTGCTTCTACAGG GTGTGCATGCTGTTTTGGCTAATCAGAAGACAGTGATCAGAGCTAGAGGGAGCTCCCTGAACTTTCAGCCAGAATATCCAGATGGGACAGTGTCATTCGCTGAGTGGAATTTCAATGGGAAAAAGTTTGCTGACTACAATTCAAACCGCAATTACTCATTTCCAGAATCACAATTCAGTGGAAGAGTAAAAGAGAACCATGACAGAGTTGGAGTAACTGTACAAAATCTTCAACCCCAAGACTCTGGGACATTCTCAGTGGTTGCAGATGGAACTAGAGGACAGCCTCcaacacaaacatttaaagTTTATATTGAAG ACCCCATAACAGCTGTGCAGATTGGGAAGAATCAGACGTGGAGATTGTCCACAAACAGCTGTGATGTTGATGTGAAGTGTGCAGCGCTCGGTGCTGAGAGTGTCTCCTACCTGTGGAGGGGCTATAAGACTGGGAGTGGAGCTCAGCTGCAGTTCAGTCTCTCACCAGCAGAAGGAGCTGttacactgaactgcactgcagCTAACAACGTCAGCTCCAGTTCTGCTACAGAGACACTGAGCTGTAGCTCTGAACATCCAGGAACAG AAGCTCCATTGTCAGTGCTTAAACTGATCAGTAGTCTAGTGGCGGCCTCTCCGTATCTGTTGGTGACCATCATCCTGGGTGTAAAATGTTACAGAGCTCGAG gtcATCATAACAGGCAGTATGCTGTAACTGTAATTGAGGAATAA
- the LOC108261143 gene encoding CD48 antigen-like isoform X2, producing MRYCHEYRVSMSGALMFWILQGVCGVLADAVMVLKVGSSLDLPVQYPIESLLLVQWVFNGKIFAEYSTDQSYTLLESQFSGRLKEDNDRVGVTVQDLQPQDSGTFSVTAEGTETQLPTQTFKVYIQIPITAVQIGKNQAWILSTNSCDVDVKCAAPGAESVSYLWSGYKTGSGAQLQFSLSPAEGAVTLNCTAANNVSSSSATETLNCSVKITLLL from the exons ATGCGATATTGTCACGAATACCGTGTTTCCATGTCAGGAGCCCTGATGTTCTGGATTCTTCAAG gtgtgtgtggtgttttggcTGACGCAGTGATGGTGCTCAAAGTTGGGAGCTCCCTGGATCTTCCTGTTCAATACCCAATTGAATCATTGTTATTGGTTCAGTGGGTCTTCAATGGGAAAATTTTTGCTGAATACAGTACAGACCAAAGTTACACACTTCTGGAGTCCCAGTTCAGTGGAAGATTAAAGGAGGACAATGATAGAGTTGGAGTAACTGTACAAGATCTCCAACCCCAAGACTCTGGGACATTCTCAGTGACTGCAGAAGGCACTGAAACACAGCTTCcaacacaaacatttaaagTTTATATTCAAA tTCCCATAACAGCTGTGCAGATTGGGAAGAATCAGGCGTGGATATTGTCCACAAACAGCTGTGATGTTGATGTGAAGTGTGCAGCGCCTGGTGCTGAGAGTGTCTCCTACCTGTGGAGCGGCTATAAGACTGGGAGTGGAGCTCAGCTGCAGTTCAGTCTCTCACCAGCAGAAGGAGCTGttacactgaactgcactgcagCTAACAACGTCAGCTCCAGTTCTGCTACAGAGACACTGAACTGTAGCGTAAAAATCACACTTTTACTGTAA
- the LOC108261143 gene encoding SLAM family member 8-like isoform X1 gives MQDFHGYTVSISGVLLFALLQGVCGVLADAVMVLKVGSSLDLPVQYPIESLLLVQWVFNGKIFAEYSTDQSYTLLESQFSGRLKEDNDRVGVTVQDLQPQDSGTFSVTAEGTETQLPTQTFKVYIQIPITAVQIGKNQAWILSTNSCDVDVKCAAPGAESVSYLWSGYKTGSGAQLQFSLSPAEGAVTLNCTAANNVSSSSATETLNCSVKITLLL, from the exons ATGCAGGACTTTCATGGATATACTGTTTCCATCTCTGGTGTGCTGTTGTTTGCGCTTCTACAGG gtgtgtgtggtgttttggcTGACGCAGTGATGGTGCTCAAAGTTGGGAGCTCCCTGGATCTTCCTGTTCAATACCCAATTGAATCATTGTTATTGGTTCAGTGGGTCTTCAATGGGAAAATTTTTGCTGAATACAGTACAGACCAAAGTTACACACTTCTGGAGTCCCAGTTCAGTGGAAGATTAAAGGAGGACAATGATAGAGTTGGAGTAACTGTACAAGATCTCCAACCCCAAGACTCTGGGACATTCTCAGTGACTGCAGAAGGCACTGAAACACAGCTTCcaacacaaacatttaaagTTTATATTCAAA tTCCCATAACAGCTGTGCAGATTGGGAAGAATCAGGCGTGGATATTGTCCACAAACAGCTGTGATGTTGATGTGAAGTGTGCAGCGCCTGGTGCTGAGAGTGTCTCCTACCTGTGGAGCGGCTATAAGACTGGGAGTGGAGCTCAGCTGCAGTTCAGTCTCTCACCAGCAGAAGGAGCTGttacactgaactgcactgcagCTAACAACGTCAGCTCCAGTTCTGCTACAGAGACACTGAACTGTAGCGTAAAAATCACACTTTTACTGTAA